One segment of Synechococcus sp. MU1617 DNA contains the following:
- a CDS encoding cysteine desulfurase family protein — MSGSALAFDFQATTPCAAEVVEAMAPFWSADWGNPSSRQHRLGLSASAAVKLARRQLAEAVGVNPQRLVFTSGATEANNLALLGHARALGSGHLISVATEHHAVLDPLQQLQREGFSVTLLTPGPDGLISPDQLEAAITPETRLVSVMAANNEIGVLQPLEQLGAVCRSHGITLHSDGAQAFGTLPLAPDALGVDLLSLSAHKLYGPKGIGALVLREGIAIEPLQWGGGQEAGLRAGTLPTALIVGFAAAARLALEERELRNKRLQHLRDQLWEGLQQRLPGVLLNGALQPRLPHNLNISLPGVNGSRLHRALRPQLACSSSSACSNGAPSHVLQAIGRSRAEAEASLRLSLGRETTAAEVDQATAAITDAAVAAGFLNAR; from the coding sequence CTGAGCGGCTCCGCTCTCGCCTTTGATTTCCAGGCCACCACCCCCTGTGCGGCTGAGGTGGTGGAGGCGATGGCGCCCTTCTGGAGTGCGGACTGGGGCAATCCCTCCAGCCGGCAGCATCGGCTCGGCCTCAGCGCCTCGGCAGCGGTGAAGCTGGCACGGCGCCAGCTGGCGGAGGCGGTGGGGGTAAACCCGCAACGGCTGGTGTTCACCAGCGGCGCCACCGAAGCCAACAACCTGGCCCTGCTGGGCCATGCCCGCGCTTTGGGTAGCGGACATCTGATCAGCGTGGCCACCGAGCACCACGCCGTCCTCGATCCGCTCCAGCAACTGCAGCGGGAGGGGTTCAGCGTCACCCTGCTGACTCCAGGCCCCGATGGACTGATCAGCCCCGATCAGCTGGAGGCAGCGATCACCCCCGAGACGCGGCTGGTGAGCGTGATGGCAGCCAACAACGAAATCGGCGTGCTCCAGCCGCTTGAGCAGCTGGGAGCTGTCTGCCGCAGCCATGGCATCACCCTGCACAGCGACGGGGCCCAAGCCTTCGGGACATTGCCGCTGGCCCCTGATGCCCTGGGCGTTGATCTGCTCAGCCTCAGTGCCCACAAGCTCTACGGGCCCAAGGGCATCGGCGCCCTCGTGCTGCGGGAGGGCATCGCCATCGAACCGCTGCAGTGGGGGGGCGGACAGGAAGCGGGGCTCCGGGCCGGCACCCTGCCCACCGCTTTGATCGTGGGCTTCGCCGCCGCGGCCCGCCTCGCTCTAGAGGAGCGGGAGCTGCGCAACAAGCGCCTTCAACACCTGCGGGATCAGCTCTGGGAAGGCCTGCAGCAGCGCCTCCCCGGCGTACTGCTCAATGGAGCCCTACAGCCACGTCTGCCCCACAACCTCAACATCAGCCTGCCCGGGGTGAACGGCAGCCGCCTACACCGGGCCCTGCGCCCGCAACTGGCCTGCAGCAGTAGCTCCGCCTGCAGCAATGGCGCGCCATCCCACGTGCTGCAAGCGATCGGCCGCTCGCGAGCTGAAGCCGAAGCCTCCCTGCGGCTGAGCCTGGGGCGCGAGACCACAGCCGCCGAAGTGGATCAAGCCACCGCCGCGATCACCGACGCCGCAGTTGCCGCCGGGTTCCTCAACGCTCGCTAA
- the rsmH gene encoding 16S rRNA (cytosine(1402)-N(4))-methyltransferase RsmH: protein MPPFSHVPVLADAVLDAARQIPRPDGLLIDATLGGGGHSALLLEQHPGLRLIGLDQDATARAAAAERLAPFGDRVSIVATNFADYVPPEPAVMVLADLGVSSPQLDVAARGFSFRLDGPLDMRMNSGSEGETAAELIDRLEENALADLIYAYGEERLSRRIARRIKADLKDKGSYEGTAALAYAVAGCYPPKARRGRIHPATRTFQALRIAVNDELGVLDRLLLQAPDWLEPEGLLGIISFHSLEDRRVKTSFLRDERLQRITRKPVVATEQEEEANPRSRSAKWRLAQRLADA, encoded by the coding sequence GTGCCCCCCTTCAGCCATGTGCCCGTGCTGGCCGATGCGGTGCTGGATGCGGCCCGGCAGATCCCACGTCCGGATGGTCTGTTGATTGATGCCACCCTTGGTGGAGGCGGCCACAGCGCCCTGCTGTTGGAACAGCATCCCGGCCTGCGCCTGATCGGCCTGGACCAGGACGCCACGGCCCGGGCCGCGGCGGCCGAGCGTTTGGCGCCCTTCGGCGATCGCGTCTCGATCGTCGCCACCAATTTTGCCGACTACGTGCCGCCCGAGCCCGCCGTGATGGTGTTGGCGGATCTGGGGGTCAGCAGCCCGCAGCTGGATGTGGCAGCGCGGGGCTTCAGTTTTCGCCTCGATGGTCCCTTGGACATGCGGATGAATTCCGGTAGTGAGGGGGAGACCGCGGCTGAGTTGATTGATCGCCTGGAGGAGAACGCGCTGGCGGATCTGATCTATGCCTACGGGGAGGAGCGGCTCTCCCGCCGCATCGCCCGGCGCATCAAAGCCGACCTCAAGGACAAAGGCTCTTATGAGGGCACCGCGGCCTTGGCCTACGCCGTGGCCGGTTGTTACCCCCCCAAGGCGCGGCGGGGACGGATTCACCCTGCCACCCGCACCTTCCAGGCCCTGCGGATTGCGGTGAATGATGAGCTGGGGGTGCTGGATCGCCTGCTGCTGCAGGCTCCCGACTGGCTGGAGCCCGAGGGCCTGCTGGGGATCATCAGCTTCCATTCCTTGGAAGACCGCCGCGTCAAGACCTCATTCCTCCGGGATGAGCGCTTGCAACGGATCACTCGCAAGCCGGTGGTGGCGACTGAGCAGGAGGAAGAGGCCAACCCCCGCAGCCGCAGTGCCAAATGGCGGCTGGCCCAGCGTTTGGCCGATGCTTAG
- a CDS encoding DUF2752 domain-containing protein gives MPATLTGALWLKGLHPGIPGLSCPLRALTGVPCPTCFLTRATGAALIGDLSGSLQWHLFGPIVALGLVLWSVLALQQRRLIPKGLLFWPLPVVAGGLISYWLLRLSNNSWPSG, from the coding sequence TTGCCCGCGACCCTGACGGGTGCGTTATGGCTCAAGGGCTTGCATCCAGGGATACCCGGCCTGAGCTGCCCGCTTCGTGCCCTCACAGGCGTGCCCTGCCCCACCTGCTTTCTGACCCGAGCGACGGGGGCAGCGCTGATCGGTGATCTGAGCGGATCGCTGCAGTGGCATCTGTTTGGCCCCATCGTCGCCCTTGGGCTGGTGCTCTGGAGTGTGCTGGCCCTCCAGCAACGGCGCCTCATCCCAAAGGGCCTGCTCTTCTGGCCCCTACCGGTGGTGGCTGGAGGGTTGATCAGCTATTGGCTGCTGCGCCTGAGCAACAACAGCTGGCCCAGCGGCTGA
- the menC gene encoding o-succinylbenzoate synthase — protein sequence MTLRLQRRRFRFALLQPLRTAAGELRERCGWLLRLDDGRGAVGWGEVAPLQQQQFTACEQALASLPDELPQAQLEAVLREAPGAVGFGLGAALAELQGVVGAASAQGWLKAPAPALLLPAGEAMLSALEAAAALAGGLEGCTFKWKVATESDPLERQLLEQLLQRLPPTARLRLDANGGWDRSTAEAWMERLRGDPRLDWLEQPLAVKDQAGLEQLAALGPVALDESLDQHPELRSSWSGWQVRRPALEGDPRLLLRELQAGLPQRMLSTAFETGIGRRWLEHLAGLQDKGPTPAAPGLAPGWTPSGPLFSTDPEQVWAAAA from the coding sequence GCGGCTGGATGACGGTCGTGGGGCCGTGGGCTGGGGCGAAGTAGCTCCGCTGCAGCAGCAGCAGTTCACGGCCTGTGAGCAGGCTCTCGCCTCGCTGCCGGACGAGCTTCCTCAGGCTCAGCTGGAGGCTGTGTTGCGTGAGGCTCCAGGGGCCGTGGGTTTTGGTCTTGGTGCAGCGCTGGCGGAGCTGCAAGGTGTGGTGGGTGCTGCTTCGGCCCAGGGATGGCTGAAGGCGCCTGCCCCTGCGCTGTTGTTGCCGGCTGGCGAGGCCATGCTTTCGGCCCTGGAGGCTGCGGCAGCATTGGCGGGTGGCCTGGAGGGCTGCACCTTCAAGTGGAAGGTGGCGACGGAGTCCGATCCCCTCGAACGTCAGCTGCTCGAGCAGTTGCTCCAGCGGTTGCCGCCCACGGCCCGGTTGCGTCTGGATGCCAATGGCGGCTGGGACCGCAGCACCGCTGAGGCTTGGATGGAGCGGTTGCGCGGTGACCCGCGCCTGGACTGGTTGGAGCAGCCGCTGGCGGTGAAGGATCAAGCCGGCCTGGAGCAGTTGGCGGCGCTGGGGCCGGTGGCCCTCGATGAATCGCTCGACCAGCACCCGGAGCTGCGGAGCAGCTGGAGCGGCTGGCAGGTGCGTCGGCCTGCGCTGGAGGGCGATCCCCGCCTGCTGTTGCGGGAGCTGCAGGCGGGCTTGCCCCAACGGATGCTGAGCACGGCATTTGAAACCGGCATCGGTCGGCGTTGGTTGGAGCATCTGGCCGGGCTTCAGGACAAGGGTCCAACGCCGGCAGCACCGGGCTTGGCCCCCGGCTGGACGCCATCGGGGCCCTTGTTCTCCACGGATCCAGAGCAGGTCTGGGCGGCAGCAGCATGA
- a CDS encoding thioesterase family protein, translating into MTSAPWLELSRTVRFSDTDAAGVMHFQQLLGWCHQAWEESLERFGLPAGSVFPGGRGEQPSVALPIVHCHADFRAPVQVGDKLLIRLEPERLDPSSFAVKSQVLLEEQLVASGCLRHVAIDAQTRRRCALPDGLDRWLEASSLGRIQPL; encoded by the coding sequence ATGACCTCTGCCCCCTGGCTGGAGCTGAGTCGAACCGTGCGCTTTAGCGACACGGATGCCGCCGGCGTGATGCACTTTCAGCAGCTGCTGGGCTGGTGCCACCAGGCCTGGGAGGAAAGCCTGGAGCGGTTTGGTTTGCCGGCGGGTTCAGTCTTCCCTGGCGGCCGCGGAGAGCAACCGAGCGTGGCCTTGCCGATCGTGCACTGCCATGCCGATTTCCGCGCCCCGGTGCAGGTGGGCGACAAGCTGCTGATCCGCCTGGAACCGGAACGGCTTGATCCCAGCAGCTTTGCGGTGAAAAGCCAGGTGCTGCTGGAGGAGCAGCTGGTCGCCAGTGGCTGCCTTCGCCACGTGGCCATCGACGCCCAAACCCGGCGCCGATGTGCCCTGCCCGATGGCCTGGACCGTTGGCTGGAAGCGTCAAGCCTCGGCCGCATCCAGCCGCTCTAA
- a CDS encoding NAD(P)H-quinone oxidoreductase subunit H codes for MTQLETRTEPMVVNFGPHHPSMHGVLRLVVTLDGEDVVDCEPVIGYLHRGMEKIAENRTNVMFVPYVSRMDYAAGMFYEAIVVNAPEKLANIPVPKRASYIRVLMLELNRIANHLLWLGPFLADVGAQTPFFYIFREREMIYDLWEAATGQRLINNNYFRIGGVAADLPWGWLEKCRDFCDWFGPKIDEYEKLITNNPIFRRRIEGLGTIEKADAINWSLSGPMLRASGVPWDLRKVDHYECYDDFDWQVACEKEGDCYARYRVRIEEMRQSLKILRQACDMIPGGPTENLEAKRLNEGKGSDAAGFDFQYVAKKVAPTFKIPNGELYTRLESGKGEIGVFIQGNNDVTPWRFKIRAADSNNLQILPHILKGHKVADIMAILGSIDVIMGSVDR; via the coding sequence ATGACGCAGCTGGAAACGCGCACGGAGCCCATGGTGGTGAACTTCGGGCCCCACCACCCCTCCATGCACGGGGTGTTGCGGCTTGTGGTCACCCTCGATGGTGAGGACGTGGTCGACTGTGAACCGGTGATCGGTTACCTCCATCGCGGCATGGAGAAGATCGCCGAGAACCGCACGAACGTGATGTTCGTGCCCTACGTGAGCCGCATGGACTATGCGGCTGGGATGTTCTACGAGGCGATCGTGGTGAACGCCCCGGAAAAACTGGCGAACATCCCGGTACCCAAGCGAGCCAGCTACATCCGGGTGCTGATGCTGGAACTCAACCGCATCGCGAACCACCTGCTCTGGCTTGGACCCTTCCTCGCGGACGTCGGAGCCCAGACCCCGTTCTTCTACATCTTCCGCGAGCGGGAGATGATCTACGACCTCTGGGAAGCCGCCACCGGCCAGCGGCTGATCAACAACAACTATTTCCGCATCGGCGGCGTCGCCGCTGATCTGCCCTGGGGCTGGCTGGAGAAGTGCCGCGATTTCTGCGACTGGTTCGGCCCCAAGATCGATGAATACGAAAAGCTGATTACCAACAACCCGATTTTCCGGCGCAGGATTGAAGGCTTGGGAACGATCGAGAAGGCAGACGCCATCAACTGGAGCCTCTCCGGCCCGATGCTGCGCGCCTCCGGTGTGCCCTGGGATCTACGCAAGGTTGATCACTACGAGTGCTACGACGACTTCGACTGGCAGGTGGCCTGTGAGAAGGAAGGCGACTGCTACGCCCGCTATCGCGTGCGCATCGAAGAAATGCGCCAGTCCCTCAAGATCCTGCGCCAGGCATGCGACATGATCCCCGGCGGCCCCACTGAAAACCTCGAGGCCAAGCGCCTCAACGAAGGCAAGGGCAGCGACGCCGCTGGTTTCGACTTCCAGTACGTGGCCAAGAAGGTGGCACCCACCTTCAAGATCCCCAACGGCGAGCTCTACACCCGGTTGGAGTCGGGCAAGGGCGAGATCGGCGTGTTCATCCAGGGCAACAACGACGTCACCCCCTGGCGTTTCAAGATCCGTGCTGCCGATAGCAACAACCTGCAGATCCTTCCCCACATCCTCAAGGGACACAAGGTGGCCGACATCATGGCCATCCTCGGTTCCATCGACGTGATCATGGGATCGGTGGATCGCTGA
- the bchM gene encoding magnesium protoporphyrin IX methyltransferase has product MAPDQLLEQKQAEKKEVKGYFETTGFDRWNRIYSDSDDVNKVQRNIRIGHQKTVDEVLAWIKESGELSQASFCDAGCGVGSLSLPLAAMGAGSINASDISEAMAQEAERRAREAGLDMAKLNFFASDLESLSGSFHTVCCLDVFIHYPQQPAEEMVKHLCSLTEERLIVSFAPYTPLLALLKGIGQLFPGPSKTTRAYTLKEDGIVKAAEACGFKLVRRSLNKAPFYFSRLIEFRKA; this is encoded by the coding sequence ATGGCCCCCGATCAGCTGCTGGAGCAGAAACAGGCCGAGAAGAAGGAGGTGAAGGGCTACTTCGAAACCACGGGCTTCGACCGCTGGAACCGCATCTACAGCGACAGCGACGACGTGAACAAGGTGCAGCGCAACATCCGCATCGGTCACCAGAAAACCGTTGATGAAGTGCTGGCCTGGATCAAGGAAAGCGGTGAACTCAGCCAGGCGAGCTTCTGCGATGCCGGCTGCGGTGTGGGCAGCCTGAGCCTGCCGCTGGCGGCCATGGGGGCTGGATCCATCAACGCCAGCGACATTTCCGAGGCCATGGCCCAGGAAGCGGAGCGCCGGGCCCGCGAGGCCGGTCTCGACATGGCCAAGCTGAACTTCTTCGCCAGCGACCTGGAAAGTCTGAGCGGTTCCTTCCACACGGTGTGCTGCCTGGATGTGTTCATCCACTACCCCCAGCAACCGGCCGAGGAGATGGTGAAACACCTCTGCAGCCTCACCGAAGAGCGACTGATCGTGAGCTTTGCGCCCTACACCCCGCTGCTGGCGCTGCTGAAGGGCATCGGCCAGCTGTTCCCCGGCCCCAGCAAAACCACCCGGGCTTACACGCTCAAGGAAGACGGCATCGTGAAAGCAGCGGAAGCCTGCGGCTTCAAGCTGGTGCGCCGCAGCCTGAACAAGGCCCCCTTCTACTTCTCGCGGCTGATTGAGTTCCGCAAGGCCTGA
- a CDS encoding N-acetylglucosamine-6-phosphate deacetylase: MAAAASVALMHRITNVRLPVPLPGDGDQRYGVDLDDQGLICRIDAMGAEAPHTDEDWNGDWLSPRGVDLQINGGLGLAFPELSAADLPRLEELLELLWRDGVEAIAPTLVTCGIAPLRQALAVLRQARQQHHRGRCRLLGAHLEGPFLAEARRGAHPREHLASPSLKALNERIGGFETEIALVTLAPELDGAAAVIGRLRELGIGVALGHSAATAEQASAGFDQGVGMLTHAFNAMPGLHHRAPGPLGEACRRGGIALGLIADGVHVHPTMAVLLQQLAPEQTVLVSDALAPYGLADGEHRWDERVLVVENSTCRLEDGTLAGVTLPQLEGVKRLARWSNGPSAAIWSATVAPRRVIGDATGCIDALMGRPLTQLLRWRQDNGELHWACAA; encoded by the coding sequence ATGGCTGCCGCGGCCAGTGTTGCGTTGATGCACCGGATCACCAACGTTCGTTTGCCGGTTCCCCTGCCTGGGGACGGAGACCAGCGCTACGGCGTCGACCTCGACGACCAGGGGCTGATCTGCCGCATCGATGCGATGGGCGCTGAGGCTCCACATACGGATGAGGACTGGAACGGCGACTGGCTCAGCCCCCGGGGTGTTGACCTGCAGATCAACGGCGGGCTGGGGCTGGCCTTCCCGGAACTGAGTGCGGCGGATCTACCCCGGCTGGAGGAATTGCTCGAGCTGTTGTGGCGCGATGGGGTCGAAGCGATCGCACCAACCCTGGTGACCTGCGGCATCGCACCGCTGCGCCAGGCCCTGGCCGTGCTGCGACAGGCCCGACAACAGCACCATCGAGGCCGTTGCCGGCTGCTGGGGGCCCATCTGGAGGGTCCCTTTCTGGCGGAGGCCCGCCGCGGTGCCCATCCCCGTGAACACCTGGCCAGCCCCAGCCTGAAAGCCCTGAACGAACGGATCGGTGGGTTCGAAACGGAGATTGCCCTGGTCACCCTGGCCCCCGAACTGGACGGGGCCGCTGCGGTGATCGGGCGTCTGCGGGAGCTGGGCATCGGCGTGGCCCTCGGCCACAGCGCCGCCACTGCAGAACAGGCCAGCGCAGGTTTCGATCAAGGGGTTGGCATGCTCACCCACGCTTTCAATGCCATGCCGGGCTTGCACCACAGAGCACCGGGGCCGCTGGGGGAAGCCTGCCGGCGCGGAGGGATTGCCCTGGGGCTGATCGCCGATGGCGTGCACGTCCACCCAACGATGGCGGTGCTGTTGCAACAGCTGGCGCCGGAGCAAACGGTGCTGGTGAGTGATGCGCTGGCTCCCTACGGCCTGGCCGACGGGGAGCACCGCTGGGACGAGCGGGTATTGGTGGTGGAGAACAGCACCTGCCGCCTCGAGGACGGCACCCTGGCGGGGGTGACCCTGCCGCAACTCGAGGGGGTGAAGCGGCTGGCCCGCTGGAGTAACGGCCCCAGTGCTGCGATCTGGAGCGCCACGGTGGCGCCGAGGCGGGTGATCGGCGATGCAACGGGGTGCATAGACGCCTTGATGGGACGGCCACTGACGCAGCTGCTGCGCTGGCGCCAGGACAACGGTGAGCTGCACTGGGCCTGCGCTGCTTAG
- a CDS encoding RNA pseudouridine synthase: MKPAALNDGWTYRDKVPLADAGTLVSDWLADRYRHSDGLVWQQRIAAGELDWNGALLTGDRVLQGGETLSWRRPPWLEEAIPDQWETIHDDGDLLVINKPSGLPVMPGGGFLRHTLTALLEPTGARPVHRLGRFTSGLQVCARTPQTRALWSKQFRPDGGCRKVYQAWSQRVPGLELGQCLTLDSDVVERPHPLLGWIWGPEPLHDAPIRKRLSAHSQLQLLERTAEGDRLQVTITTGRPHQIRIHLAQLGSPLLGDPLYLRNREIAATATPGDGGYRLHAWRLSGLPHLGETTLQVDPPSEGDQALRNSISREK, translated from the coding sequence TTGAAGCCGGCTGCGCTGAACGACGGCTGGACCTATCGCGACAAGGTGCCGTTGGCCGATGCCGGCACCTTAGTGAGCGATTGGCTGGCGGATCGCTATCGCCACTCCGATGGGTTGGTGTGGCAGCAGCGAATCGCCGCTGGTGAGCTGGATTGGAACGGAGCGCTGCTCACCGGCGATCGAGTGCTGCAGGGCGGTGAAACCCTCTCTTGGCGACGTCCGCCCTGGCTGGAGGAGGCCATCCCCGATCAATGGGAGACGATCCACGATGACGGCGACCTGTTGGTGATCAACAAGCCCTCCGGCTTGCCGGTGATGCCTGGTGGTGGTTTTCTGCGCCACACGCTCACGGCCCTGCTTGAACCCACCGGTGCGCGGCCGGTGCACCGCTTGGGACGGTTCACCTCCGGCCTGCAGGTGTGTGCCCGCACGCCGCAGACCCGCGCCCTTTGGTCGAAGCAATTCCGGCCCGACGGCGGTTGCCGCAAGGTGTATCAGGCCTGGAGCCAGCGGGTGCCGGGGTTGGAGTTGGGGCAGTGTTTGACGCTGGACAGTGATGTGGTGGAACGGCCGCACCCGCTCTTGGGCTGGATCTGGGGGCCGGAACCGCTCCACGATGCCCCGATCCGCAAACGGCTCTCAGCCCACTCCCAGCTGCAGCTGTTGGAGCGCACGGCTGAGGGTGATCGCTTGCAGGTGACGATCACCACCGGCCGGCCTCATCAGATCCGCATCCACCTGGCGCAGCTGGGCAGTCCGCTGCTGGGGGATCCGCTTTATCTCCGCAATCGCGAGATCGCAGCAACAGCAACCCCAGGGGATGGCGGCTACCGGCTGCACGCCTGGCGGCTTTCGGGTCTCCCTCACTTGGGGGAGACAACACTCCAGGTGGATCCCCCAAGTGAGGGAGATCAGGCCTTGCGGAACTCAATCAGCCGCGAGAAGTAG
- a CDS encoding AMP-binding protein, protein MSELERLEQGLAAGQWVPLSPEAEAAPIDQLPPGPGVVVRSGGSSGGSRCCAQPSLHLDRSAAATAHWLTGIGLDPASTLLLNPLPLAHVSGLMPWWRARCWGAGHQPLAPGLMKTPTELLAFCQGLPAWGKNPVVLSLVPTQLVRLLAHPDGVAFLQQLQLIWIGGAALSASLANQARALQLPLAPCYGSTETAAMVAALPPDRFLAGELGCGDPLIDVELRLAADGALQVRTDRLALGRWWADQPDRWEPLTDADGWWCSGDRASLTPGLQIAGRIDGAIHSGGETVFPEQLEERLMAAIQAASLPVSTVLLLGVHDPEWGQRLVALVCSTDAAVLPRLEALTLSWSAAETPRRWLLCPDLAPSALGKWQRQRWREWLERLDAAEA, encoded by the coding sequence ATGAGCGAGCTCGAGCGGCTGGAGCAGGGGCTGGCGGCGGGGCAGTGGGTGCCCCTGTCGCCCGAGGCGGAAGCGGCCCCTATCGATCAGTTGCCACCGGGGCCGGGGGTGGTGGTGCGCAGTGGTGGCAGTAGTGGCGGCAGCCGTTGCTGCGCCCAGCCGTCGCTGCATCTGGACCGTTCGGCCGCAGCCACCGCCCATTGGTTGACAGGGATCGGTCTTGACCCTGCGTCCACCCTGCTGCTCAATCCACTGCCGCTGGCCCATGTGAGTGGTCTGATGCCCTGGTGGCGCGCCCGCTGCTGGGGCGCGGGGCATCAGCCACTGGCGCCGGGGTTGATGAAAACCCCCACTGAATTGCTCGCCTTTTGCCAGGGCCTGCCTGCCTGGGGCAAGAACCCTGTAGTGCTTTCGTTGGTGCCCACGCAATTGGTGCGGCTCTTGGCTCATCCCGACGGGGTGGCGTTCTTGCAGCAGCTGCAGTTGATCTGGATCGGTGGCGCTGCTCTTTCGGCTTCGTTGGCGAATCAGGCGCGTGCCTTGCAGCTGCCGCTGGCGCCCTGTTACGGGTCAACGGAGACGGCGGCGATGGTGGCGGCGTTGCCACCGGATCGCTTCCTGGCCGGCGAGCTGGGGTGTGGGGACCCGCTGATCGATGTGGAGCTGCGCCTGGCCGCTGATGGGGCCCTTCAAGTGCGCACTGATCGGTTGGCCCTGGGCCGTTGGTGGGCGGATCAGCCGGATCGCTGGGAACCGCTTACGGATGCCGATGGCTGGTGGTGCTCCGGCGATCGGGCCAGCTTGACCCCAGGCCTTCAGATTGCAGGCCGGATCGATGGCGCCATTCACTCCGGTGGGGAAACCGTGTTCCCCGAGCAGCTGGAGGAGCGCTTGATGGCGGCGATTCAGGCGGCATCGCTTCCGGTGAGCACCGTGCTGCTTCTCGGTGTGCACGATCCGGAGTGGGGGCAGCGGTTGGTGGCCCTCGTCTGCAGCACGGACGCTGCGGTGTTGCCGCGGCTCGAGGCCCTCACACTGTCCTGGTCAGCGGCGGAGACGCCGCGGCGTTGGCTGTTGTGCCCCGACTTGGCCCCCTCGGCGCTGGGCAAATGGCAGCGCCAGCGCTGGCGGGAGTGGTTAGAGCGGCTGGATGCGGCCGAGGCTTGA
- a CDS encoding response regulator transcription factor, which translates to MSDAPTPTAEPVEAAAPAPRLLLVDDEPGLRTAVQAYLEDEGFDVTTAVDGEEGFSKAQQMLPDVVISDVMMPRLDGYGLLQKLRADERLGGTPVIFLTAKGMTADRTQGYLAGVDDYIPKPFDPDELVARVRNVAQRQQRLLQEAARFADTDMGQMAKQITEIRSLLAQAEALPSTEPVVHSFTPREASVLQLVAEGLMNKEIARQLETSIRNVEKYVSRLFNKTGTSSRTELVRYALEHRLVT; encoded by the coding sequence ATGAGCGACGCGCCTACTCCCACCGCTGAACCCGTAGAGGCCGCGGCGCCCGCCCCGCGCCTGTTGCTGGTGGACGACGAGCCCGGTCTGCGCACGGCGGTGCAGGCCTACCTGGAAGATGAAGGCTTTGATGTGACCACCGCGGTTGATGGGGAAGAGGGGTTCAGCAAGGCTCAGCAGATGTTGCCGGATGTGGTGATCAGCGACGTGATGATGCCGCGGCTGGATGGCTATGGCCTGCTGCAGAAGCTGCGCGCCGATGAACGGCTCGGCGGCACTCCGGTGATCTTCCTAACCGCTAAGGGCATGACGGCTGACCGCACCCAGGGTTATCTGGCCGGGGTGGATGACTACATCCCCAAGCCTTTCGACCCCGATGAGCTGGTGGCGCGGGTGCGCAATGTGGCCCAGCGCCAGCAACGGCTGCTGCAGGAAGCAGCGCGCTTCGCGGATACCGATATGGGCCAGATGGCCAAGCAGATCACTGAGATCCGCTCGCTGCTCGCCCAGGCGGAAGCGCTGCCCTCCACAGAGCCCGTGGTGCACAGCTTCACGCCGCGGGAGGCGAGTGTGCTGCAGCTGGTGGCTGAGGGCCTGATGAACAAGGAGATTGCCCGTCAGCTGGAGACCTCGATCCGCAATGTCGAGAAGTACGTGAGCCGCCTGTTCAACAAGACGGGTACCTCCAGCCGCACGGAACTGGTGCGTTACGCCCTGGAGCACCGTCTGGTGACTTGA